A window of Candidatus Poribacteria bacterium genomic DNA:
TGCAACTGGGTCGTGTTCAAGCGGGTCAGATGCCAGAGGAGATTTTCCTCGAATTTAGACTCCGTCACGGTGTTTATGGACAGCGCGACGAAGGATCACAGATGATTCGTGTGAAAATTCCATTCGGTGGGTTGAACGCGATGCAACTGGAAATGCTTGCAGATGTTGCCGAAGAATTCTCGGACAATATCATTCACATCACGACCCGCCAAGATGTGCAGTATCACTATGTGGACATTAACAATACGCCAGAGTTAATGCGTCGATTGGCATCCGTCGGCATCACGACCAAGGAAGCATGTGGAAACGTGGTCCGGAATGTCACCGCGTGTCCCCTTTCTGGCGTGTGTAATGACGAGCCGTTTGATGTGACATCTCACTCCAAGGCATTGTCCGCCTTCCTATTGGGTCATCAGGACGCACAAGACTTCGGACGTAAGTTCAAGATCGCGTTTTCTGGCTGCCATGAACATGCTTGTGGCTTGGGATACATGCACGATATCGGTGCAGTTGCAGTGATTAAAGAGGTTGACGGGAAACCGAAACGTGGATTTAAGTTGCTTGTCGGTGGTGGTCTTGGTGCTGTACCACATCAGGCAAAAGTCTTTGACGAGTTTGTGCCTGAAGAAGAATTGTTGCCGATTTCACAGGCAATCTCGAAGGTATTCACGCGCCTTGGAGAACGTAAGAATCGTAACAAGGCACGGATGAAGTTCGTTATAGCAAAGCTCGGCATTGAAGAATTTCGTCGCCTTGTGTTGGAAGAGCGTGAACAGCTGCGCCATGACCCGGCGTGGACTGCTCATCTCGACAATCTAGATGCGTATGACGAAACACCACTGAAACCACCAACGCAGCTCAACGGCGCATCGAAACCGGAAGGATTTGATGAGTGGCATGCCACGAACGTGCGTTCGCAGCGACAGCCGGGATACGCAGTTGTTAATATCACGTTGCCGCTCGGAGACATCACCGCGGATCAGACACGGGCATTGGCAGATATTTCGCGTAAGTATGTGAAGGACACTATTCGCACGACCGTCGAGCAGAATCTTGTTTTGCGTTGGGTCAGCATGAGCGATCTACCTGCACTCTATCAGGAACTCAAGGAGATCGGCTTAGGTGCATCAGGTGCTGAAAGTACCGTTGATATTACAGCATGCCCCGGCACTGATTCCTGCAAACTAGGCATCTCATCTTCTCGCGGATTGGCAGCCTACTTGAGGAACTATTTCATCGAAACCGGTGTGAAGGAAGGGATTCAAGATCTGCGGATCAAGATCAGCGGTTGCCCCAATTCATGCGGTCAACACCACATCGCAAACATCGGGTTCTTCGGCTCATCACGACGTATGGGGAAACATATCGCCCCGTATTATCAGGTCATGTTGGGCGGTCACGCTATTGAGAATGCGAGTGCTTATGGACTTGCTGCTGGGAAGATCCACGGTAAGAACATCCCGCAATTCATCGAGCATCTGACCGGAAGATACATTGAGGAACGGGACGGCGATGAATCGTTCACCGACTACATTGCAAGACTCGGCAAGGTCAAGATTAAGGCAATCCTCCGTGAGTATGATAAGATCCCTTCCTTCGAGGAAGACCCCAGTTACTATATCGACACCGGCGACACAAAGGAGTTTCAACTCAAAACGGGTGTCGGCGAGTGTGCAGGGGCATTGGTCGAGTTGGTATCGTTCATACTTGAGGAAGCGGACCGGCTGATCTATGAGTCGGGGGTTGATCTGGAGCGTGATGAATATGTGGATTCCGCTCAACACGCTTACGAAGCGATGATCAAAGCCGCGGACGCGCTCCTGACGACCGAAGGGCTGCAACACATTGACGATGAGACGACGGTTAGGGAGTTCCGAAGTCGGTTCTTTGAGCCGGGAATTGTCTTCCCCGGTTTCGGGGCACATATATTTAAGGCGGTCGAGGAGGATACTAGCACCTTTGATAGGGAGCTGACCCACCGTCGCGTTGAGGAAGCCACCCTCTTTGTTGAGGAAGCACATAACGTCTACGGACGAATGCGGATTCGGCAGGAGGAGGAATCAGCTACCAAGAAACGGGAAGCCAGACCGGCGCGCATCCCAAAAGCACCGCCGAAAGCGGAGCCTGTCGAAGAGATTGTTGATAGTCTTGATCTCAAGGGTGTGGCGTGTCCGTTCAATTACGTGCAAGCCAAAATTCGTTTGGAGACGATGAATATCGGTCAGCTGCTGGAAATCACGATTGACGATGGCGAACCGATTGAAAACGTTCCCAAGAGCCTAACGAATGATGGGCATGAGATTACTGATACCAAGAAGGTCGGTCAGCACTATCGACTCGTGATTCGTAAAGGTGAATAACGGATAAGGTATTGTCAAATAAAGCGTGATGGACTGAAGTGGAGTTCGTCACGCTTTATTTTTTTGAAAACGTCTTAAGGAAATTAGAAATCTGCTATGCAACAGATCACTGATGATAAAAATCAACTCAAGGAAGTACTCAAACAAGCATGCGTTGAATTGCTACAGGAACGGAGAGATCTGTTGTATGATGTTTTTACTGAAGTTCTTGAAGATATAGCTTTGGCAAATGCAATCAAAGAAGGGGAAGAAACTGAGGTTGTCTCCAGAGAACAGGTCTTCAACTTTGAGAGATGACAATTCTTGATGGAATCTGTGCGAAAATCAGAAACGGTCAGTTTGAATTTTCGCAACATGCAACGGACCAAAGCATTATTCGTCATATCAGCGTGCAAGAAATACGTGAAGCTATTGAAAACAGCGAGTTGATTGAAGACTACCCAAATGACAAGTACGGTCCGAGTTGCTTGGTTTTTGGCTTCACGCAGTCGAAGAGACCATTACACATTCAGTGTAGTTACCCATCAAGACCTTTAGTCAAAATTATCACCTTGTACGAACCAGATCCGTTACGGTGGATTGACTTCAAGACAAGGAGAAAATAAAATGCCTGACAATGAAACGCATAATGAAACATTGGTGGATAAAAAGGTAACATATAGCATTGAAGTCGATGGACGGCTCGTCATTATTGAAGATGTACCTGCCCGAGTGAATGTCGAAACGGGAGAAAGGTACTTTTCCCCAGAAACCGTTGAACGTTTACAGCAAGCTGTATGGGAACGGTATCGTCCTGTTCGCACTATCGAGACGCTAGTGTATGAGTACGCCGCATTTGTATCTGACGAGTCGTTGCAGCCTTCTTAGTTCTAATCTACCAGGATGCCGGTAGGGAATTGCAACTTCAATCCCATCGTGCTCGTCTCAGAATCGGGGAACCGAACTTCTTCGTTTGAGAAGGTATTGAACCATGAATCATGAATTTAAGATGAGCCC
This region includes:
- a CDS encoding YgiT-type zinc finger protein encodes the protein MPDNETHNETLVDKKVTYSIEVDGRLVIIEDVPARVNVETGERYFSPETVERLQQAVWERYRPVRTIETLVYEYAAFVSDESLQPS
- a CDS encoding DUF4258 domain-containing protein encodes the protein MLDGICAKIRNGQFEFSQHATDQSIIRHISVQEIREAIENSELIEDYPNDKYGPSCLVFGFTQSKRPLHIQCSYPSRPLVKIITLYEPDPLRWIDFKTRRK
- a CDS encoding sulfurtransferase TusA family protein, with amino-acid sequence MATESLAPFSADTIDPEEARAIEIYEMQLGRVQAGQMPEEIFLEFRLRHGVYGQRDEGSQMIRVKIPFGGLNAMQLEMLADVAEEFSDNIIHITTRQDVQYHYVDINNTPELMRRLASVGITTKEACGNVVRNVTACPLSGVCNDEPFDVTSHSKALSAFLLGHQDAQDFGRKFKIAFSGCHEHACGLGYMHDIGAVAVIKEVDGKPKRGFKLLVGGGLGAVPHQAKVFDEFVPEEELLPISQAISKVFTRLGERKNRNKARMKFVIAKLGIEEFRRLVLEEREQLRHDPAWTAHLDNLDAYDETPLKPPTQLNGASKPEGFDEWHATNVRSQRQPGYAVVNITLPLGDITADQTRALADISRKYVKDTIRTTVEQNLVLRWVSMSDLPALYQELKEIGLGASGAESTVDITACPGTDSCKLGISSSRGLAAYLRNYFIETGVKEGIQDLRIKISGCPNSCGQHHIANIGFFGSSRRMGKHIAPYYQVMLGGHAIENASAYGLAAGKIHGKNIPQFIEHLTGRYIEERDGDESFTDYIARLGKVKIKAILREYDKIPSFEEDPSYYIDTGDTKEFQLKTGVGECAGALVELVSFILEEADRLIYESGVDLERDEYVDSAQHAYEAMIKAADALLTTEGLQHIDDETTVREFRSRFFEPGIVFPGFGAHIFKAVEEDTSTFDRELTHRRVEEATLFVEEAHNVYGRMRIRQEEESATKKREARPARIPKAPPKAEPVEEIVDSLDLKGVACPFNYVQAKIRLETMNIGQLLEITIDDGEPIENVPKSLTNDGHEITDTKKVGQHYRLVIRKGE